Proteins encoded by one window of Paenibacillus urinalis:
- a CDS encoding sugar-binding protein, which yields MTRARMLLKPVLVTMAALPFVFTSGFGSWSDVSAALTQKEGHKVMYVGETYTVKMGDKQSGVSYQWSSDRSAVASVDQNGVVTAISPGSATITCLITNNGKTTVQQTKIVVNNASKKPSPEPGKVTVDENGFDSNGRMVAYFGSPVIDGNKDKVWSRAQAITPKHVSDNLDTSAEFKALWDDHALYILAEVKDKDLSVQSETPYMQDSVEVFLDEYNNKTQEYGTDDLHYRVNYENVQSIDNGNREQIYSSAKKVEGGYVVETRIALRSKPENGTVMGIELQVNDAKGSERIGSINVFDSSGNAWNDTGRFGEVLLTGKTKEDISGVNPYDLLNLVKSTIEMDYKRYRNASVVQDAIMKVVSENVLDNSKLNQDQIDDQYAALKHAISKLEMTEEAANEKHFERVPDEYRVQSEEPGTIQSLTYKAPNVENGTDDKRVNVYLPHGYDPANTTKKYNVLYLMHGGGENVDTIFGGPGQTKELKMIIDNMIAKGDIEPLIVVTPSFYGGTNDTATFHEELINIVLPLVETEYNTYSETASLDDLKASRAHRAFGGFSMGSVTTWNTFVHALDYFKYFMPLSGDSWVVEQRGGGIKPMETAEYLAKAATDAGYGPKDFYVFSATGSADTAYPNLKPQIDAMKQLTDTFIYSSDKEKGNFYFIAADGGTHAWYWVNQYIYNILPDLFE from the coding sequence ATGACAAGAGCAAGAATGTTATTAAAGCCTGTTTTGGTGACAATGGCTGCTCTGCCTTTCGTATTTACAAGTGGTTTCGGTTCGTGGTCGGATGTTTCTGCAGCTCTAACTCAAAAGGAGGGCCATAAAGTGATGTATGTTGGAGAAACCTATACTGTGAAGATGGGGGACAAACAATCAGGTGTAAGTTATCAATGGAGCAGTGACCGTAGTGCTGTGGCATCCGTGGATCAAAACGGAGTTGTTACAGCAATCTCTCCTGGTTCGGCAACGATTACTTGCTTAATCACTAATAATGGGAAAACGACGGTTCAACAAACCAAGATTGTGGTGAATAACGCATCCAAGAAACCATCTCCAGAACCGGGAAAGGTCACTGTTGACGAGAATGGATTCGATTCTAACGGAAGAATGGTGGCTTATTTCGGATCACCTGTAATTGACGGCAATAAGGATAAGGTATGGAGCAGAGCGCAAGCGATTACGCCAAAACATGTATCAGACAATCTCGACACTTCTGCCGAGTTTAAGGCGTTATGGGATGATCATGCGCTGTATATTCTTGCTGAAGTGAAGGACAAAGATTTATCGGTACAATCGGAAACCCCTTATATGCAGGATTCCGTAGAGGTATTCCTTGATGAGTATAACAATAAGACACAAGAGTATGGTACGGACGATTTGCACTATCGGGTGAATTATGAAAATGTTCAGTCTATTGATAACGGCAATCGCGAGCAGATTTATTCTTCTGCGAAAAAGGTGGAAGGCGGATATGTAGTTGAAACACGAATTGCACTCCGATCGAAACCGGAAAATGGAACCGTGATGGGCATAGAACTGCAAGTGAATGATGCTAAAGGATCAGAACGAATCGGCAGCATCAATGTCTTCGATTCATCAGGCAACGCATGGAATGATACAGGAAGATTTGGAGAAGTTTTGCTTACTGGCAAGACCAAGGAGGATATCAGCGGTGTGAATCCGTATGACCTTCTGAATTTGGTGAAGAGCACGATAGAGATGGATTATAAACGATATAGAAATGCTAGTGTCGTACAAGATGCCATAATGAAGGTCGTTTCAGAAAATGTTCTAGACAATAGTAAGCTAAATCAAGATCAAATCGATGATCAGTATGCTGCTCTCAAGCATGCAATCAGTAAATTGGAAATGACAGAAGAAGCGGCAAACGAGAAACATTTCGAAAGAGTTCCAGATGAATATCGGGTGCAGAGTGAAGAACCGGGAACGATTCAAAGCTTAACGTACAAAGCACCTAATGTAGAGAACGGCACAGACGACAAGCGAGTGAATGTATACCTTCCTCATGGATACGATCCTGCGAATACAACGAAGAAATATAACGTCCTATATTTAATGCACGGCGGCGGGGAGAATGTAGATACGATCTTTGGAGGACCTGGCCAGACGAAAGAGCTGAAGATGATTATCGATAACATGATTGCCAAAGGAGATATTGAGCCTCTTATTGTAGTAACACCTTCCTTCTATGGCGGGACCAATGACACGGCTACATTCCACGAGGAATTGATTAACATTGTGCTTCCTTTGGTGGAGACCGAGTATAATACCTATTCCGAAACAGCCAGTTTGGATGATTTAAAAGCTTCCAGAGCGCACCGGGCATTCGGTGGATTCTCCATGGGTTCTGTGACGACCTGGAATACTTTTGTGCATGCGCTTGATTATTTCAAATATTTTATGCCATTAAGTGGTGACAGCTGGGTCGTGGAACAGAGAGGCGGGGGCATTAAACCCATGGAAACGGCTGAATATTTGGCGAAGGCTGCGACAGATGCCGGATATGGACCGAAGGATTTCTACGTATTTAGTGCTACAGGCAGTGCAGATACGGCTTATCCAAACTTGAAGCCTCAGATCGATGCCATGAAGCAGTTAACCGATACCTTCATCTATTCCTCGGATAAGGAAAAGGGGAATTTCTACTTTATCGCAGCTGACGGCGGCACGCATGCTTGGTATTGGGTGAACCAGTATATATATAACATCTTACCGGACTTGTTTGAATAA
- a CDS encoding TetR/AcrR family transcriptional regulator, with translation MARYKEEQSKHIREARRIQILNAALRVFAEYGVEGTKMSMIAKAADLSHGLMYHYFESKEELLTHSLLWAMEGADQLIEEVRASSANPLDKIAHFTRSAISAGSHDVFRMIQSCMKHPDLDEETKNLISQTSEKYVSLLVPIVIEGQHREEMIKEDPEMLANLYLTILSGLIADDVNWLHQNLDWNIRMLLRVIQK, from the coding sequence ATGGCACGTTACAAGGAAGAGCAATCCAAGCATATTCGGGAAGCACGCAGAATTCAAATCCTGAATGCCGCGCTGAGGGTTTTTGCGGAGTACGGGGTAGAGGGCACGAAGATGAGTATGATCGCTAAGGCTGCTGATCTAAGTCACGGTCTGATGTATCATTATTTCGAGTCTAAAGAAGAACTGCTTACACATAGCCTCCTCTGGGCAATGGAAGGTGCTGATCAATTGATCGAGGAGGTCCGAGCTTCGTCAGCGAATCCGCTGGACAAAATAGCGCACTTTACCCGTTCAGCCATCTCCGCAGGAAGTCATGATGTATTTCGCATGATCCAAAGCTGTATGAAGCATCCTGATCTTGATGAAGAGACAAAGAATCTGATCAGTCAGACGAGTGAGAAATATGTATCTTTATTAGTACCTATCGTTATTGAAGGACAGCATCGCGAAGAGATGATTAAAGAAGACCCTGAGATGCTGGCTAATCTTTATTTGACCATATTGTCTGGACTGATTGCTGACGATGTGAATTGGCTTCATCAAAATTTGGACTGGAATATACGTATGCTGCTCAGAGTGATTCAAAAATAA
- a CDS encoding DUF418 domain-containing protein: MRSLAPDLGRGFMLLLIVIAHAPVFLFMAKPFTLTRPLGEHWLDDIVNLVGLLFVDNRAYPMFAALFGYGLAAMAARQQDKGVPVTEVKRLLRRRSWLLIVFGFIHLVFIGGADILAVYGISGLILGWLLFKPERIQRRAIILIGLVYIIIIPVAWVTVYPILTGEELDMGYTPSHTYLLLVSEHFIAFPIMILINLLLYPMLLIITLGVWSAHKRWLDHPERFRPQLKRITIGGISISLIGALPYALTGANMWHPESGLISWFVIVHIITGVAGGLGYTALIALFSISARRIAPRITQALASVGRRSLTFYIYQEAMLVLLLSPVALGLGGVLDSAGVFVIAVLIWFSGVCLAVWLEKRGWNGPIDALMRRLIYRERKGLDRS, translated from the coding sequence TTGAGATCGCTTGCTCCAGATTTAGGCCGAGGATTTATGCTGCTGCTGATCGTGATTGCTCATGCCCCCGTATTTTTGTTTATGGCGAAGCCATTTACGCTGACTCGTCCACTCGGAGAGCATTGGCTAGATGACATCGTGAATTTGGTTGGATTGCTGTTCGTGGATAACCGCGCATATCCAATGTTTGCCGCATTGTTCGGTTACGGATTGGCTGCTATGGCAGCACGCCAACAGGATAAGGGTGTACCTGTAACAGAAGTGAAGCGCTTGTTACGACGTCGTTCGTGGCTGCTCATTGTTTTTGGATTTATACATCTTGTCTTTATTGGAGGAGCGGATATCCTTGCCGTGTATGGCATTTCTGGTCTTATTCTAGGATGGCTGCTGTTTAAACCGGAGCGGATACAACGCAGGGCTATAATCTTGATTGGTCTAGTGTATATAATTATTATTCCGGTTGCCTGGGTAACGGTATATCCGATCTTGACAGGGGAAGAGCTGGACATGGGATACACGCCTTCCCATACTTATCTTCTTCTCGTCTCGGAGCACTTCATTGCATTTCCGATTATGATATTGATCAATCTGCTGCTCTATCCGATGCTGTTAATTATCACTCTAGGAGTTTGGTCTGCCCACAAACGGTGGCTGGATCATCCTGAGCGCTTCCGTCCCCAGTTGAAACGAATTACCATCGGAGGAATCAGTATATCGCTGATCGGGGCACTTCCTTACGCTCTGACTGGCGCGAACATGTGGCATCCGGAATCTGGACTAATCAGCTGGTTTGTAATCGTCCACATCATCACGGGTGTTGCAGGCGGGTTAGGATATACGGCTCTTATTGCGCTGTTCAGCATATCAGCCCGCCGCATCGCTCCTAGGATAACGCAGGCACTTGCATCCGTAGGCCGACGATCGCTTACATTTTACATCTACCAGGAGGCAATGCTTGTCCTCTTGCTATCACCAGTCGCTCTGGGATTAGGAGGTGTGCTGGATAGTGCGGGGGTGTTTGTTATTGCAGTGTTGATCTGGTTCTCGGGTGTCTGTCTCGCAGTCTGGCTGGAAAAGCGGGGGTGGAACGGCCCTATCGATGCTTTAATGAGAAGACTCATCTATCGAGAACGAAAAGGTTTAGACAGAAGCTGA
- a CDS encoding cobalamin-independent methionine synthase II family protein, with product MCNRFQIVGSLLRPSDLLEYKHQIEHRDDITYPFYQDFEGYEQSESAAIQAVVDKEIANNISVITDGEYSKSMWHLDFVWGFQGIKRYIADHGYFFRDTDGSSKYETRRDIGLRITGELSGKNHHFIDVYKKLQAQAGDRETKLCVPSPSHIFGELSWSDNIGGTESVYKDRQELKNGLVKAYKEFVEEFAAAGGKILQFDDCLWELFADDNPNSPYTGENINQEEVQALAAEFIDINNTVIDFGHSLGLKMWTHNCRGNYDSRNMGGGSYAKIANLFLKQLKYDRFFLEWDDERAGSLEALAVFQDKPNTEIVLGLLSSKTNTLDDEERVLRMLDEASKIIDKDRLLLSHQCGFASCDGGNELTEDEQWAKIKQGQRIAEQYWAH from the coding sequence ATGTGTAATAGATTTCAAATCGTAGGCAGTTTGCTTCGTCCGTCGGACTTATTAGAATATAAGCATCAAATCGAGCATCGCGATGATATTACCTATCCCTTTTACCAAGACTTCGAGGGATATGAGCAGTCTGAGTCCGCAGCGATTCAAGCTGTAGTCGATAAGGAGATTGCTAACAATATATCTGTAATTACGGATGGAGAATACTCCAAATCGATGTGGCATCTGGACTTCGTCTGGGGCTTCCAAGGCATCAAACGCTACATCGCAGATCACGGGTATTTCTTCAGAGATACAGATGGATCTTCGAAATATGAGACACGCAGAGATATTGGACTGCGCATTACGGGTGAACTGAGCGGTAAGAACCACCATTTTATTGATGTTTATAAGAAGCTTCAAGCGCAGGCTGGCGATCGTGAAACGAAGCTGTGCGTACCTTCTCCGTCTCATATATTTGGTGAGCTGTCCTGGTCGGATAACATTGGCGGCACAGAATCCGTGTATAAGGATAGACAGGAGCTTAAGAACGGATTGGTTAAGGCTTATAAGGAATTTGTTGAGGAGTTTGCTGCGGCGGGCGGTAAAATTCTGCAGTTTGACGATTGCTTGTGGGAGCTCTTCGCTGATGACAATCCGAACTCTCCTTACACGGGTGAGAACATCAATCAAGAGGAAGTGCAGGCTCTTGCTGCTGAATTCATTGATATCAACAACACGGTCATTGACTTCGGTCATAGCCTGGGCCTCAAAATGTGGACGCATAACTGTCGTGGTAACTATGACTCCCGTAATATGGGCGGCGGCTCCTATGCGAAGATTGCGAATCTGTTCTTGAAGCAGCTCAAATACGACCGTTTCTTCCTGGAGTGGGATGATGAGCGTGCTGGCTCCCTTGAGGCGCTTGCGGTGTTCCAAGATAAGCCGAATACGGAGATTGTACTTGGCCTGCTGTCTTCCAAGACGAATACACTGGATGATGAAGAGCGTGTCTTGAGAATGCTGGATGAAGCCTCCAAAATTATTGATAAGGACAGACTGCTCTTGTCTCATCAGTGTGGGTTTGCGTCCTGCGATGGCGGAAATGAACTGACTGAAGATGAGCAATGGGCGAAGATTAAGCAAGGTCAGCGTATTGCAGAGCAATACTGGGCACATTAA
- a CDS encoding tRNA dihydrouridine synthase — protein MTTNFWRDLPRPFFILAPMEDVTDVVFRHVVSEATRPDVFFTEFANTESYCHPEGNHSVRGRLTFTEDEQPIVAHIWGDKPEYFRQMSIGMAKEGFKGIDINMGCPVANVAENGKGSGLICRPDIAADIIQAAKAGGLPVSVKTRLGFSRVDEWRDWLTHILKQDIVNLSIHLRTREEMSKVDAHWELIPEIKKLRDEVAPDTLLTINGDIPDRQTGLKLAEQYGVDGIMIGRGIFHNPFAFEKEPREHSSEELLDLLRLHLDLHDQYSAMESRSFKPLPRFFKIYVRGFRGASELRNNLMNTKSTNEARALLDDFASKQHDEAEQE, from the coding sequence ATGACAACGAATTTTTGGCGTGATTTGCCACGTCCTTTTTTTATACTGGCACCGATGGAGGATGTAACGGATGTTGTTTTCCGCCATGTCGTGAGTGAAGCGACAAGACCGGATGTGTTTTTTACTGAATTTGCGAACACCGAGAGCTATTGTCACCCGGAGGGGAACCACAGTGTGCGTGGGCGGCTTACTTTTACGGAGGATGAACAGCCGATTGTAGCCCATATTTGGGGAGATAAACCGGAATATTTCCGTCAAATGAGTATCGGTATGGCGAAAGAAGGCTTTAAAGGAATCGATATTAATATGGGTTGTCCTGTAGCGAATGTAGCGGAGAATGGGAAGGGAAGCGGACTGATCTGCCGTCCTGACATTGCTGCTGACATCATTCAGGCAGCCAAAGCCGGAGGACTGCCCGTAAGTGTCAAAACAAGGCTTGGTTTCAGCAGGGTAGATGAATGGCGTGATTGGCTGACCCACATTCTGAAGCAAGACATTGTTAATCTATCCATTCATCTGCGGACGAGAGAGGAAATGAGCAAGGTAGACGCCCATTGGGAGCTCATTCCAGAGATTAAGAAGCTTCGTGATGAAGTGGCACCGGATACGCTGCTGACAATTAACGGAGATATTCCTGACCGTCAAACCGGTCTGAAGCTTGCTGAGCAATATGGGGTGGATGGTATTATGATCGGACGTGGTATTTTCCACAATCCATTTGCCTTTGAGAAGGAACCAAGAGAGCATAGCAGTGAGGAGCTGCTTGACCTGTTACGGCTGCATCTGGATCTCCATGATCAGTATTCTGCTATGGAATCCCGTTCGTTCAAGCCTCTTCCTCGTTTCTTTAAAATTTATGTTCGTGGATTTCGCGGGGCAAGTGAACTAAGAAATAACTTAATGAACACCAAGTCAACGAATGAAGCGCGTGCTTTGCTCGATGATTTTGCAAGCAAGCAGCATGATGAAGCCGAGCAAGAGTAG
- a CDS encoding DUF4317 domain-containing protein: protein MIKKELAHIRKQFKMDHEMLKLYEILNVYIMKESNEIYHYERQPFELLDREKQELHMANFKKLLTGELDQKLFELKFQEEAEEPTRELLHQALVTGDPDEWTDLMILLVERMMADTHYKQDTVITFVRGQYYRPTKERNEEVEESEKNEVFANSFILCSVNSTEQQKKTLMFDYVEREYKYNVFVDPIIKLNTPEQGFFYPSVTDNYSDVNRVLYSSGRANEPNYQFIEEVLKAERTVTAQEERTIFEDIVKEVAGEQLDAATIAHVYEEIHQVIETSDQEEPPRLDYKDVERMLTSSGVENVTAEKVELAFETVVNDKNYELKASSVMPKFTSKSIKIDTKVATISVSPQDLKYLKQVSYRGKRCILIEVDEDAVIEGFTLATENLID, encoded by the coding sequence ATGATAAAAAAAGAACTCGCACACATACGTAAGCAGTTTAAAATGGACCACGAAATGCTGAAGCTATACGAAATTCTTAACGTGTATATTATGAAGGAGAGCAACGAGATCTATCATTATGAGCGTCAGCCGTTTGAGCTGCTGGATCGGGAGAAGCAGGAGCTGCACATGGCTAACTTCAAGAAGCTGTTAACCGGTGAACTGGATCAGAAGCTGTTCGAGTTAAAGTTCCAGGAGGAAGCGGAGGAACCGACACGTGAGCTCCTTCATCAAGCGCTGGTGACCGGGGATCCCGATGAATGGACGGATCTGATGATCCTGCTCGTGGAGAGAATGATGGCCGATACTCATTATAAGCAAGATACAGTGATCACTTTTGTTCGGGGGCAGTACTACCGACCGACGAAGGAAAGAAATGAAGAGGTCGAAGAGAGCGAGAAGAATGAGGTCTTTGCGAATTCATTTATTTTATGCAGTGTGAACTCCACAGAGCAGCAAAAGAAAACACTTATGTTTGATTATGTCGAGCGGGAATATAAGTATAATGTCTTTGTTGATCCTATCATCAAATTGAACACGCCGGAGCAAGGCTTTTTCTATCCAAGCGTGACCGATAATTATTCTGACGTGAACCGTGTTCTGTATTCCTCAGGGAGAGCCAACGAGCCAAACTACCAATTCATCGAGGAAGTCTTGAAGGCAGAGAGAACGGTGACGGCACAAGAGGAACGTACGATCTTTGAGGATATCGTGAAGGAAGTCGCAGGAGAACAGCTCGATGCTGCAACAATTGCTCATGTCTATGAGGAGATTCATCAGGTCATTGAGACAAGCGATCAGGAAGAGCCCCCAAGGCTGGACTATAAAGATGTGGAACGGATGCTGACATCGAGCGGTGTGGAGAACGTGACGGCAGAAAAGGTAGAGCTAGCGTTTGAAACAGTCGTTAACGACAAAAATTATGAGCTTAAAGCGAGCAGCGTTATGCCGAAATTCACCTCCAAATCGATTAAGATTGATACGAAGGTCGCTACCATTTCAGTGAGTCCGCAGGATCTAAAGTATTTGAAACAGGTGAGTTATCGCGGAAAAAGATGCATCCTCATTGAAGTTGACGAAGATGCCGTCATCGAAGGATTTACCCTGGCTACGGAGAATTTGATAGATTAA
- a CDS encoding DNA alkylation repair protein has product MNFESVMQELEALGKERLKKMYMSNGAHEPLFGVATGAMKPMAKKIKIDQPLAEQLYATGNYDAMYFAGIIADAKSMTEADFERWIDGAYFYMLSDYVVAVTLAETDIAQEVADKWIASGDELRMSAGWSCYCWLLGSRPDIQFEESKIARMLDMVKETIHESPERTKSSMNNFVYTTAVSYVALHDKAVLTAQAIGPVEMKRDNKKPAILLATDNIQKAVDKNQLGFKRKYVRC; this is encoded by the coding sequence ATGAATTTTGAATCTGTCATGCAGGAGCTTGAAGCTCTCGGCAAGGAACGACTCAAGAAGATGTACATGTCCAATGGCGCCCATGAACCATTGTTTGGTGTGGCGACAGGCGCGATGAAGCCCATGGCGAAGAAGATCAAGATTGATCAGCCTTTGGCTGAGCAGCTGTATGCGACAGGAAACTATGACGCGATGTACTTTGCGGGCATCATTGCAGATGCAAAATCCATGACAGAAGCGGACTTTGAGCGCTGGATCGATGGAGCTTATTTTTACATGCTGTCTGATTACGTCGTTGCAGTCACCCTCGCTGAGACCGATATTGCACAAGAGGTGGCTGATAAGTGGATTGCAAGTGGAGATGAGCTGAGAATGTCAGCAGGATGGAGCTGCTATTGCTGGCTGCTCGGCAGTCGCCCAGATATACAGTTTGAGGAGAGCAAGATTGCCCGTATGCTTGACATGGTGAAAGAGACGATTCACGAATCTCCTGAGCGGACCAAATCCTCGATGAACAATTTTGTCTACACAACGGCTGTGTCCTATGTCGCGCTTCACGATAAGGCAGTCCTTACTGCACAGGCCATAGGCCCTGTTGAAATGAAACGGGACAATAAGAAGCCGGCGATCTTGCTCGCGACCGATAATATTCAAAAAGCGGTGGACAAGAACCAGCTGGGCTTTAAACGCAAATATGTGAGATGTTAG
- a CDS encoding superoxide dismutase family protein has product MKKRKYETKHMAGAFLAGAVLFSGFSLAAASPDLTLDSLKQSAAKLSVYVNGEDKSSANGEYDNAGTAAPEYILHNDTTYVPVRMVSELVNQPVYWDEESHSISLGVPAVPLFNAEGEEAGFATLEQTDEGVVVKVTATGLTPGKHGFHVHENPVQGTDFETAGGHFNPTDKHHGLEHPEGSHVGDMHNLEAGQDGTVEAEVLLPDATLEKEDTHSVLGRSLIIHAGEDDHMTDPSGDSGGRVLGGNIPE; this is encoded by the coding sequence ATGAAAAAAAGAAAGTATGAAACCAAGCATATGGCAGGGGCATTTCTGGCCGGAGCTGTATTGTTTTCGGGATTTTCTCTGGCTGCAGCAAGTCCAGATCTTACCTTGGACAGCCTGAAGCAGTCGGCCGCGAAATTAAGTGTATATGTTAATGGAGAGGACAAATCCTCTGCAAATGGAGAGTACGATAATGCAGGAACAGCTGCACCAGAGTACATCCTTCATAACGACACAACTTATGTACCCGTTCGGATGGTATCTGAGCTTGTCAATCAGCCAGTATATTGGGACGAGGAGTCTCATTCGATATCATTAGGCGTGCCAGCGGTTCCGTTATTTAATGCGGAGGGAGAAGAAGCGGGCTTTGCCACATTAGAGCAGACAGATGAGGGAGTCGTCGTGAAGGTTACGGCTACAGGGCTTACACCAGGAAAGCATGGATTCCATGTGCATGAGAATCCCGTACAGGGAACCGATTTTGAGACAGCAGGTGGACATTTTAACCCAACAGACAAGCATCATGGGCTGGAGCACCCAGAAGGAAGTCATGTCGGAGATATGCACAATCTTGAAGCAGGACAGGATGGGACGGTAGAAGCAGAGGTGCTGCTGCCAGATGCCACTCTTGAAAAAGAGGATACCCACTCTGTACTCGGGCGCTCACTCATTATTCATGCGGGTGAAGATGATCACATGACCGATCCGTCAGGGGATTCCGGCGGACGTGTACTTGGCGGAAACATCCCGGAATAA
- a CDS encoding SDR family NAD(P)-dependent oxidoreductase — translation MKLKDKAAIITGGASGIGEATVRLFVEEGAKVVIADFSERGGELSAELNASGYDTLFVKTDVTKEEDIQNMINQTVEKYGRLDIMYANAGVADDAPAHELSYEKWKRTIDINLSGVFLSDKYAIEQFLKQGGGGAIVNAGSIHSFVSLPNPTAYSSAKGGVKLLTQNLCTAYAKEGIRINAVCPGYIETPLLKEVDAETKQYLASLHPQGRLGRPEEVAKAVLFLTSEDASFVNGTTLLVDGGYTAH, via the coding sequence ATGAAGCTGAAGGATAAAGCAGCGATTATTACAGGTGGTGCGAGTGGAATTGGTGAAGCGACTGTGCGTCTTTTTGTAGAAGAAGGGGCGAAAGTGGTCATCGCAGATTTCTCGGAGCGAGGCGGGGAATTATCTGCTGAATTGAATGCGAGCGGGTATGATACGCTCTTCGTGAAGACGGATGTAACGAAGGAAGAAGACATTCAGAACATGATCAACCAAACGGTGGAGAAGTATGGCAGGTTGGATATTATGTATGCCAACGCCGGTGTGGCGGACGATGCGCCTGCTCATGAGCTGTCTTACGAGAAATGGAAGCGTACCATTGATATTAACTTGTCAGGCGTCTTTCTATCCGATAAATATGCGATTGAGCAGTTTCTTAAACAAGGCGGCGGAGGAGCGATCGTGAACGCAGGATCTATTCACAGCTTTGTGTCTCTCCCTAATCCAACAGCTTATTCCTCTGCCAAAGGCGGAGTTAAGCTGTTAACTCAAAATCTATGCACCGCCTATGCCAAGGAGGGGATCCGCATTAATGCTGTATGTCCCGGATACATTGAAACGCCTCTGCTAAAAGAAGTGGATGCGGAGACAAAACAATATTTGGCCTCACTTCATCCGCAGGGCAGACTTGGAAGACCGGAAGAGGTTGCCAAAGCCGTCTTGTTCCTGACCAGTGAAGATGCCAGCTTCGTTAATGGTACGACCCTTCTTGTGGACGGAGGATATACAGCGCATTAA
- a CDS encoding TIGR00730 family Rossman fold protein produces MKSIAVFCGSNEGSSSIYKESAAQLGKVLAEQQVTLIYGGSNVGLMGAVADAVLEHGGRVIGVLPHFLQAREIAHKGLTELIMVDSMHERKAKMAELADGFIALPGGPGTMEEYFEIFTWGQLGLHQKPCGLLNINGYFNSLVSMFDVMEREQFMQPKYRSMVLTDHTSEGLLQQFADYTAPSVKTYLTEERT; encoded by the coding sequence ATGAAATCAATCGCTGTATTCTGTGGCTCCAATGAAGGAAGCTCTTCGATATACAAAGAAAGTGCTGCACAGCTGGGTAAGGTGTTGGCCGAGCAACAGGTCACTCTGATTTACGGCGGATCTAATGTAGGTCTGATGGGAGCCGTTGCTGATGCGGTCTTGGAACATGGCGGACGGGTAATTGGTGTATTGCCTCATTTTCTGCAAGCTCGTGAAATTGCACATAAGGGATTAACCGAGCTCATTATGGTAGATTCCATGCATGAGCGTAAAGCCAAGATGGCTGAATTGGCGGACGGATTTATTGCTCTTCCGGGTGGACCCGGAACGATGGAGGAATATTTTGAAATATTTACTTGGGGACAGCTTGGTTTACATCAAAAGCCATGCGGGTTGCTGAATATCAATGGCTATTTCAATTCGCTGGTGTCTATGTTCGATGTGATGGAGCGTGAGCAATTCATGCAGCCGAAATATCGCTCGATGGTTCTTACTGATCACACCTCGGAAGGTCTTCTTCAGCAGTTCGCAGACTACACGGCTCCGTCAGTTAAGACTTACCTCACGGAAGAGCGTACTTAG